Proteins encoded together in one Lepisosteus oculatus isolate fLepOcu1 chromosome 2, fLepOcu1.hap2, whole genome shotgun sequence window:
- the LOC102682688 gene encoding transcription factor 24 isoform X1, with protein sequence MAERLSGMTQTAWKELGTDELPGNKGLQHRHRLPQRYPAKWVQHRFEPQEKLSRPQHSPENAARERSRVRNLRQAFHSLQAALPAVPPDTKLSKLDILVLATNYIAHLTQTLDQGRIPTEQHLPPRAQGYLHPVKKWPMRSLLYCGSMEELLTVVQTSQKECSGEEDVCLQPPDPGSHPIP encoded by the exons ATGGCTGAGAGGCTGAGTGGTATGACCCAGACAGCTTGGAAAGAGCTGGGCACAGACGAGCTGCCCGGTAACAAGGGACtgcagcacagacacagacttcCTCAAAGGTACCCAGCAAAATGG GTTCAGCATAGGTTTGAGCCCCAGGAAAAACTGAGCAGGCCTCAGCACTCTCCTGAGAATGCTGCTCGGGAGAGAAGCAGGGTGCGAAACCTTCGCCAGGCCTTTCACAGCCTGCAGGCCGCCCTGCCTGCCGTCCCGCCCGACACCAAACTCTCTAAACTGGACATCCTGGTTTTGGCCACTAACTACATTGCCCATTTGACTCAGACTCTGGATCAGGGAAGAATTCCTACAGAGCAGCATCTACCCCCAAGAGCACAAGGATATCTTCATCCAGTCAAG AAGTGGCCCATGAGGTCTCTCCTGTACTGTGGGAGCATGGAAGAATTATTGACGGTGGTCCAAACAAGTCAGAAGGAGTGCTCTGGAGAAGAAGATGTTTGCTTACAACCCCCTGACCCTGGGTCACATCCTATACCATAA
- the LOC102682688 gene encoding transcription factor 23 isoform X2 — protein sequence MGLLFLQVQHRFEPQEKLSRPQHSPENAARERSRVRNLRQAFHSLQAALPAVPPDTKLSKLDILVLATNYIAHLTQTLDQGRIPTEQHLPPRAQGYLHPVKKWPMRSLLYCGSMEELLTVVQTSQKECSGEEDVCLQPPDPGSHPIP from the exons ATGG GTCTGTTATTTCTGCAGGTTCAGCATAGGTTTGAGCCCCAGGAAAAACTGAGCAGGCCTCAGCACTCTCCTGAGAATGCTGCTCGGGAGAGAAGCAGGGTGCGAAACCTTCGCCAGGCCTTTCACAGCCTGCAGGCCGCCCTGCCTGCCGTCCCGCCCGACACCAAACTCTCTAAACTGGACATCCTGGTTTTGGCCACTAACTACATTGCCCATTTGACTCAGACTCTGGATCAGGGAAGAATTCCTACAGAGCAGCATCTACCCCCAAGAGCACAAGGATATCTTCATCCAGTCAAG AAGTGGCCCATGAGGTCTCTCCTGTACTGTGGGAGCATGGAAGAATTATTGACGGTGGTCCAAACAAGTCAGAAGGAGTGCTCTGGAGAAGAAGATGTTTGCTTACAACCCCCTGACCCTGGGTCACATCCTATACCATAA
- the ephx1 gene encoding epoxide hydrolase 1: MLLEVAAAVALGVVVCLLVFRKKKVEETLEAEDGWWGAGQRPESAEDETIRPFRVQTSTEEIQDLYRRIDQTRPVPSLEESRFHYGFNSTYLQKVVSYWRNEFDWEKQVAKLNKYPHFKTKIDGLDIHFIHVRPPHLPEGKTAIPLLMVHGWPSSFFEFYGILPLLTEPANPDDIVFQVICPSIPGYGFSEAPHKQGFDSVCAAHIFYKLMKRLGFNEFYAQGGDWGCLICTNIAQLQPSRVKGLHLSFLSVANPGLIAGLSLLFGQRFPGLFELKDHDVKRLFPFMKKVVVELLKESGYMHIQATKPDTAGRALNDSPVGLAVYILEKFSTWTDPEFRNLEDGGLERKYSIDDLLTNVMIYWVTGSIISSMRLYKEILGRGVGTQKHDKVPVRVPTAVACFPNELVHLPKIWAKQKYPNVVSFNYLPRGGHFGAFEEPELLAADIQSFVKKVSK, translated from the exons ATGCTTTTGGAGGTGGCAGCAGCTGTGGCCCTGGGAGTAGTGGTCTGTCTGCTGGTGTTCAGAAagaagaaggtggaggagaCACTGGAGGCTGAGGATGGCTGGTGGGGAGCAGGCCAGCGGCCTGAGTCTGCGGAGGACGAGACCATTCGTCCTTTCAGAGTGCAGACGTCCACTGAGGAGATTCAG GATTTATACAGACGCATTGATCAGACACGACCTGTTCCCTCTCTGGAGGAAAGCCGGTTCCATTATGGATTTAACTCCACATACTTGCAAAAAGTGGTGTCCTACTGGAGGAACGAGTTTGACTGGGAAAAGCAAGTCgcaaaactaaataaatatccacattttaaaaccaaaattgACG GGCTTGACATTCACTTTATCCATGTGCGTCCTCCTCACCTCCCTGAGGGAAAAACTGCCATTCCTCTGCTCATGGTACATGGCTGGCCTAGCTCCTTCTTTGAATTCTACGGAATCCTGCCTCTCCTGACCGAGCCCGCCAACCCTGATGACATTGTATTCCAAGTCATCTGTCCCTCCATTCCAGGTTATGGTTTCTCTGAGGCACCTCATAAACAAG GCTTTGACTCAGTGTGTGCTGCTCACATATTCTACAAGCTCATGAAGAGACTTGGCTTCAACGAGTTCTATGCTCAAGGAGGTGACTGGGGATGTCTCATCTGTACGAATATAGCCCAGCTGCAGCCCAG TCGTGTTAAAGGCCTGCACCTCAGCTTTTTGTCGGTGGCCAATCCTGGCTTGATTGCGGGGCTGTCTCTACTTTTTGGGCAGCGTTTTCCCGGGCTATTTGAGCTCAAGGATCACGACGTCAAGCGTCTCTTTCCCTTCATGAAGAAGGTGGTCGTGGAATTGCTGAAGGAGTCGGGGTACATGCACATTCAGGCCACCAAGCCTGACACTGCAG GTCGTGCACTGAATGACTCTCCTGTTGGCCTGGCTGTGTACATCTTGGAGAAGTTTTCCACATGGACTGATCCAGAGTTCAGGAACCTGGAAGATGGAGGATTGGAGAG GAAATATTCCATAGATGACCTCCTGACTAACGTGATGATTTACTGGGTGACGGGTTCTATTATTTCCTCAATGCGCCTCTACAAGGAAATCTTAGGGAGAGGAGTCGGCACTCAAAAACATGACAA AGTACCTGTGCGAGTTCCCACTGCCGTTGCCTGCTTTCCCAATGAGCTGGTGCACTTGCCGAAAATCTGGGCGAAGCAGAAGTACCCGAACGTGGTGTCTTTCAACTATTTGCCCCGTGGGGGACACTTTGGGGCTTTCGAGGAGCCAGAGCTGCTGGCGGCAGACATCCAGAGCTTTGTTAAAAAAGTGAGCAAGTAA
- the srp9 gene encoding signal recognition particle 9 kDa protein, whose product MPYYQTWEEFSRAAEKLYLTDPMKVRVVLKYRHCDGNLCMKVTDDAVCLQYKTDQAQDVKKIEKLHGKLMRFMVSKESRSVSMETD is encoded by the exons ATGCCTTATTATCAGACCTGGGAAGAATTTTCGAGAGCTGCAGAGAAGCTGTATTTGACAGATCCAATGAAG GTTCGAGTGGTTCTCAAATATCGACATTGTGATGGCAATCTGTGTATGAAAGTGACAGATGATGCAGTG TGTCTGCAGTACAAGACTGACCAGGCTCAAGACGTCAAGAAGATTGAAAAATTGCACGGAAAACTGATGAGATTTATGGTGTCTAAGGAATCCCGCAGTGTTTCCATGGAAACGGACTGA